The genomic segment CACCTGAAGTGCGCCCTCGAAGGCTTTAAGCGAATTGGCTGAAAGGCTGTCGCCATGTTTGCGATGGTTAATCAATTTCTTTTTTTGAAATCCCATGCGGGTGCCTCGTTGCGCCAGCCTCAACCAGAGGTCGTAATCTTCCGCAGGGATGATTTGGGTATGCGTTTCATCAAACAATCCCGCATCCATTATCGGTTGTTTTCGCGCCACCACCGTGGAAGTCAGCACCGTACAGCGCGCCGCCAACAGACTTTCAAAATTCACTTCACCCTGTGAAGGAACCAATTCCATAAAACTGTAGCCCGCTAACGGCGAATGTCCGAATAGATGCGCATCGCAATAAACAAAATCAAACTCTCCGGTCTCCATAAAATTCAATTGTTCCTGCAAATGTTCCGGCAGAAAAATATCATCGGAATCAAGAAGCGCAATGAACCTGCCTCGCGCCTTGCGTATGCCGGCATTGCGTGCCGATGCCGGGCCACCATTGGCTTTTTTGAGGTAAATGATTTTTCCGGCAAAAGGTCTCAGCACCTGTTCGAGGGCTTCGGTATCGGGTGAGCCATCGTTCACTACAATAATTTCAAATGACTTGAAAGTTTGATTGAGCACCGATTCAATGGTTTCGGTGATGTGCTGCGCGGCGTTGTATGCCGGAATAATGACGCTGATGAGCGGTGTGGCATCGGTTGATTTTGGCTTTTGCAAACGCTTTGAGTCAAGCATCCGTTACCCTCCGTGAATAAGCATTCGAGTTACAGTTTCGGCTCAATCATGCCGATGTCTTTGGCGAGTTGATTGAGGTCGCAGCCAATATCTTTGCCATCGGTTCCGGCATTTTTAAATTGACTGGTGGTAGGCAAATTAAAATTTTTTTCGGCTTTTTCGAGGTCGTCCAGGTTAGCCGGGAAAAAATTATCCGCCGGATAAAGCGATGCGCGCCCGCCCGCTAATACATTGCGTTTAAAGGTCGGCTTGGAAAAATATTTGGCAATCGTCGGATTGCCCGGACCTACGCCATCACCGATTACCCCATATTCATTGTGCGGCAGAAAATTGTTGGTGAAGACAAATCCTTCGTTGGCTCTGCCGTGACCGGTGATGATGTTGCCGCGATGCACGACGGTGTTGTGATCGACCGAGACCTGGCGGGTATCGCTGATTTGCAGAAAGACGCCGTTGCCGCCCCATTGTTTTCCGCCGACATCGTAAATCAGGTTGTTATAAATTTTGATGCGTTGAACCTGTTGACTCTCGTTATTGTTATCGCGACCGAGAATATTGATAGCGGCTGCTACGTGCCTCAATATGTTATTGGAAAATGTCACATCTTCAACGATAGACCAGGGAGCGGTGCCATCCTGATTGCGAACCGTGAACAAAATGGCAACCCCGCTTTGCGCATCAACCCAGTTATTCTCGAAAAGATTGCCCTCAATCAACACCCGCCGGGCATTCTTCAATTCAAATATATTTTTGATAGACCAAGGCTCACCTGCATAAATGGCTTCGTTCTTTTTCCACGCCAACGGTTTGAAACAGTGATTGCGGCGAAACTCAATATCGGAAGGCACGAGGTTAGCGATTTTCGGGTCAGCGCCGCCGAACATAACATTCTCGCCCGCCCCTTCCAGATAGTTGTTGACGATTTTAAATGGTCCCGGCCCATTCCAACCGCAAATTGCCTGTGAATCCGCGCCTTTTTCATGGCAATCCGAAATATGTGAATCAATGACGCTGGTGTGCGCACTGTTAAGCGCGATGCCGCGTCTCAGATTGGCGGTGGCGCTGCCGTGTAGGTAACAACGGTCGATGATTAAATCGTGCGCAACCTCTGCCATAGAGGTTTGCGCGCCTGAACCCAGTTGCAGCAAATCATAAGTCACAGGGGTGGTCGCGGTGACCGAAAATTCAATACCGATAAACCGATAGTGGTGCGCGCCCGCAGCGGTTTTGATAACCGGGTCAGCGTTGGTGGTGATGAGCTTAGGTAAAAAATTTACATACTTGGGTGTGATGCGGGTTCCCTGTGCGGGAAGTTGTGCATCGCTTGCCGTCGAGCGAATGATTATCCACTCGTTGCCCGATTTTTTCGGCAAGGTGAAATTTCCTAAATAGGTCGCTCCGGCTTCAAGCAGGATTACATCGCCGGGTTTTGCCTGATCGAGCGCGGTCTGAAAATTCCTTGCCCCGTCCGCGCCTGCCGCGACTTTGATTTTGCGACCTGCGGTTGTCGGTAAAGTCGTATCAAGAATCGTCGCCGGTAATTGCGGCGCTGTGGTTGAGACTGGCGAAGTTGATTGAGTGGGTTGGCGGCTTGCGGTAACAGTAGCCGGATTTGCCGAATCGCTATCGAACTCGCCGCTTTGGTTGGGGTTTGCGGCGCACGACACCAGGCAGATAAAAAGGTAAATGGCTAGTAATGGTTTTAATAAATTCACCACTGTTTCTCCGTCTCTCAATCGGTTTATTCATACCG from the Acidobacteriota bacterium genome contains:
- a CDS encoding glycosyltransferase family 2 protein produces the protein MLDSKRLQKPKSTDATPLISVIIPAYNAAQHITETIESVLNQTFKSFEIIVVNDGSPDTEALEQVLRPFAGKIIYLKKANGGPASARNAGIRKARGRFIALLDSDDIFLPEHLQEQLNFMETGEFDFVYCDAHLFGHSPLAGYSFMELVPSQGEVNFESLLAARCTVLTSTVVARKQPIMDAGLFDETHTQIIPAEDYDLWLRLAQRGTRMGFQKKKLINHRKHGDSLSANSLKAFEGALQVLENIQQIGSLSEREELLLNATRLQLTAAMELERGKHQLLKKDFQGAAEAIRFANQYYRRWKLRLVLLWLNLAPHSLLSAYLFRNRLQANFNSGKTETCG